A genome region from Sphingobium sp. WTD-1 includes the following:
- a CDS encoding hydantoinase/oxoprolinase family protein: protein MSYRVGIDIGGTFTDFALLKDGPENRQVILHKNLSTPQDRSIGVMEGLETLAGKEGLSLGAFLARCEAIVHGTTVADNILIEMDGAVTGLITTQGFRDEMEYRRGYKESIWDVRLEPPIPIVPRRRRLTVPERVLADGSVHEELDEAAVREACARLRKQGVESVAIGLIFAHVNGDHEDRVAQIVAEEMPGIPVSLGHRILSRAPEYDRISTTVVNAYVAPRVNAYLERLVSRLADAGYAKQLMVMQASGGVMTRTYIEAAPIRLLASGPAGGVIASARTGGAKGYRNLLCVDMGGTSYDMSVVRDGAAPAEAGWNMHHRYLVGVPMVQVETLGAGGGSICHVDKGELKVGPASAGAAPGPICYGRGGLRPTVTDALLMLGILSIGEGFAGGSFRLRDEGVAEAFAALGAQLGYDAQQAAFDCWRLVNANMTQAVRRTTAAKGMDPTDMVMLAYGGNGPAFAAIQAQDLGIGQVLVPRASPTFSALGTLVAHPAIDEERSCSARADALDLDRLRGLWADLAADAAAHFAEAGFAADAVQARWRVAMRYAGQNWALTFDLHEGQGLDDLGFVDETLSARALAAFNARHLAEYGHVREGEVPEITGVRLTAQVETPMPPAGGGFTAPVVEPAPHGYRRANLGHGFADVAIHKGPDLIPGARVTGPAIIEELFTTIAVYPGWQARVDDVGDYLLVRQP from the coding sequence ATGAGCTATCGCGTCGGCATCGATATTGGCGGCACCTTCACCGACTTCGCCCTGCTGAAGGATGGGCCAGAGAACCGGCAGGTCATCCTGCACAAGAATCTGAGCACCCCACAGGATCGCTCGATCGGCGTGATGGAGGGGCTGGAGACGCTGGCCGGCAAGGAGGGGCTGTCGCTGGGCGCCTTCCTCGCCCGCTGCGAGGCGATCGTCCACGGCACCACGGTCGCGGACAATATATTGATCGAGATGGACGGCGCCGTCACCGGCCTCATCACCACCCAGGGTTTCCGCGACGAAATGGAATATCGGCGCGGCTACAAGGAAAGCATCTGGGACGTGCGGCTGGAGCCGCCAATCCCGATCGTGCCGCGCCGCCGCCGGCTGACCGTGCCCGAACGGGTGCTGGCCGATGGCAGCGTGCATGAAGAACTGGACGAGGCGGCGGTCCGCGAGGCCTGTGCCAGGCTGCGCAAGCAAGGCGTCGAATCCGTCGCGATCGGCCTGATCTTCGCCCATGTGAACGGCGATCATGAGGATCGGGTGGCGCAGATCGTGGCGGAGGAGATGCCCGGCATCCCCGTCTCGCTCGGCCACCGCATCCTGTCGCGCGCGCCCGAATATGACCGGATCAGCACGACGGTGGTGAACGCCTATGTCGCGCCGCGCGTGAATGCCTATCTCGAACGGCTGGTCAGTCGGCTCGCCGACGCCGGCTATGCAAAGCAATTGATGGTGATGCAGGCATCCGGCGGGGTGATGACCCGCACCTATATCGAAGCCGCGCCGATCCGCCTGCTCGCCTCCGGCCCGGCCGGCGGCGTCATCGCATCGGCGCGGACCGGCGGCGCCAAAGGCTATCGCAACCTGCTGTGCGTCGACATGGGCGGCACCAGCTATGACATGTCGGTGGTGCGGGACGGCGCGGCTCCAGCCGAAGCGGGATGGAATATGCATCACCGCTATCTGGTCGGCGTGCCGATGGTGCAGGTGGAAACGCTGGGCGCGGGCGGCGGATCAATCTGCCATGTCGACAAGGGCGAGCTGAAGGTCGGCCCCGCCTCCGCCGGCGCGGCGCCGGGGCCGATCTGCTATGGCAGGGGCGGGTTGCGGCCGACCGTGACCGACGCGCTGCTGATGCTGGGCATCCTCTCCATCGGCGAGGGCTTTGCCGGCGGCAGCTTCCGCCTGCGCGACGAGGGCGTGGCGGAGGCCTTCGCGGCATTGGGCGCGCAGCTGGGCTATGATGCGCAGCAGGCGGCGTTCGATTGCTGGCGGCTGGTCAACGCCAACATGACCCAGGCGGTGCGGCGCACGACGGCGGCCAAGGGCATGGACCCGACCGACATGGTGATGCTGGCCTATGGCGGCAACGGCCCGGCCTTCGCCGCGATCCAGGCGCAGGATCTGGGGATCGGCCAGGTGCTGGTGCCGCGCGCCTCCCCCACTTTCTCCGCGCTCGGTACGCTGGTCGCCCATCCGGCGATCGATGAGGAACGATCGTGCAGTGCGCGCGCCGATGCGCTGGACCTCGACCGGCTGCGCGGCCTGTGGGCCGATCTGGCCGCCGATGCCGCCGCGCATTTTGCCGAGGCGGGCTTTGCCGCCGATGCAGTGCAGGCGCGCTGGCGGGTCGCGATGCGCTATGCCGGGCAGAATTGGGCGCTGACCTTCGACCTGCATGAAGGCCAGGGACTGGATGATCTGGGCTTTGTCGACGAGACGCTGTCGGCCCGCGCCCTCGCCGCCTTCAACGCGCGGCATCTGGCCGAATATGGCCATGTTCGTGAGGGCGAAGTGCCCGAGATCACCGGCGTGCGTCTGACCGCCCAGGTCGAAACACCGATGCCACCCGCAGGCGGCGGCTTCACCGCGCCGGTCGTGGAACCCGCGCCGCACGGCTATCGCCGCGCCAATCTGGGCCATGGCTTTGCCGATGTCGCGATCCACAAGGGGCCGGACCTGATCCCCGGCGCCCGCGTCACCGGCCCGGCAATCATCGAGGAGCTGTTCACCACCATCGCCGTCTATCCCGGCTGGCAGGCACGGGTCGATGATGTCGGCGACTATCTGCTGGTGCGCCAGCCATGA
- a CDS encoding CoA transferase — protein MTALAGLVIVETAERVAGEFAGRLLADFGAEVIKIERPGGAPTRAMGSFHDGQSTLFRYLNSNKKSVLLDLEAPQDRALIDRLLARADALIDDHGPDWATQHGLALESQPDIVHCVITPFGQDAPPHWQVARPINVMNAGGWAWHTPSESAPDRPPLMGAGRFMSDYEAGLEAALCTAASLLRKRRTGMGQAIDISEVAVQLSRADCVLGRMLAGDAEPGPERTRYDMGGPGAAFACADGHVYLLMTTRAHWRGLCALMGDPDWTAAFPEDWLEYHCTPDRVADFRRHFRAWIATQAKDAVAQAAQQAGVPLVQVNSAADLIDHVQYRHRGFFQPLDGARHPTVPYRMSASPVRLHSPAPAAGADQAMLA, from the coding sequence ATGACGGCGCTGGCCGGGCTGGTGATCGTGGAGACGGCGGAGCGGGTGGCGGGCGAATTTGCCGGCCGGCTGCTCGCCGATTTCGGCGCGGAAGTGATCAAGATCGAACGGCCCGGCGGCGCGCCGACCCGCGCCATGGGGTCGTTTCATGACGGGCAGAGCACCTTGTTCCGCTATCTCAACAGCAACAAGAAATCGGTGCTGCTCGATCTTGAAGCGCCGCAGGACCGCGCGCTGATCGACCGGCTGCTGGCGCGCGCCGATGCGCTGATCGACGATCATGGGCCGGACTGGGCGACGCAGCACGGACTGGCGCTGGAGAGCCAGCCCGATATCGTCCATTGCGTCATCACCCCCTTTGGCCAGGACGCCCCGCCCCATTGGCAGGTCGCGCGCCCGATCAACGTGATGAATGCCGGTGGCTGGGCCTGGCACACGCCCAGCGAGAGCGCGCCCGACCGGCCACCGCTGATGGGCGCAGGCCGGTTCATGAGCGATTATGAGGCGGGGCTGGAGGCCGCGCTCTGCACTGCCGCGTCGCTGCTGCGCAAGCGGCGGACCGGCATGGGACAGGCGATCGACATCAGCGAGGTCGCGGTCCAGCTTTCGCGCGCCGACTGCGTGCTGGGGCGGATGCTTGCCGGGGATGCGGAGCCGGGGCCGGAGCGCACCCGCTATGACATGGGTGGACCGGGCGCGGCCTTTGCCTGCGCCGATGGCCATGTCTATCTGCTGATGACGACGCGTGCGCACTGGCGCGGGCTGTGCGCGCTGATGGGCGATCCCGACTGGACCGCAGCCTTCCCGGAGGACTGGCTGGAATATCATTGCACCCCCGACCGGGTCGCCGATTTCCGCCGGCATTTCCGCGCCTGGATCGCGACCCAGGCCAAGGATGCAGTGGCACAGGCGGCGCAGCAGGCGGGTGTCCCGCTGGTGCAGGTCAACAGCGCCGCCGACCTGATCGACCATGTCCAATATCGGCATCGCGGCTTCTTCCAGCCGCTGGACGGCGCACGGCATCCCACCGTGCCCTATCGCATGAGCGCCTCGCCGGTGCGGCTGCACAGCCCGGCTCCTGCGGCGGGCGCCGATCAGGCGATGCTGGCATGA
- a CDS encoding CaiB/BaiF CoA-transferase family protein encodes MSRGGPLAGIRVLEIAKVWAGPYAGKLLAFLGAEVIKVESRANLDEMRAYGGVDIDSAPYFRSINQEVLSVQLDMKSDEGMAHLRAMIAASDVLIDNLRPGAMERSGLGYEDVRAIRPDIIQLSIKMYGSDGPLGYQTGYAPCFAALGGLNALVGHAGETPAGMNIRYGDSTVGAAAALAIVAALHHRETTGEGQFIDLSAVETLSMMVGDSLFAYGLTGELPQATGNAHAAMAPHGCYPCAEGQWLSMAIADDREWAAFCATIGAPQLVADPRFADASDRLANRDALDATIAQRSPEWDAEAMAQALLLAGVPAFRSQSSLDLIGSEALWALGAYRMVSDAKGEPRPIIGPGWRMTPDEASITRGAPLLGEHNHLVYGEILGLSNSEIDDLIARRVIW; translated from the coding sequence ATGAGCCGGGGCGGACCGCTCGCCGGCATCCGTGTGCTGGAAATCGCCAAGGTCTGGGCCGGCCCCTATGCCGGCAAGCTGCTCGCCTTCCTCGGCGCGGAGGTCATCAAGGTCGAAAGCCGCGCCAATCTGGACGAGATGCGCGCCTATGGCGGGGTCGACATCGACAGCGCGCCCTATTTCCGCAGCATCAATCAGGAGGTGCTGAGCGTCCAGCTCGACATGAAATCGGACGAGGGCATGGCCCATCTGCGCGCGATGATCGCCGCGTCCGATGTGCTGATCGACAATCTGCGGCCCGGTGCGATGGAGCGATCGGGCCTGGGCTATGAGGATGTCCGCGCGATCCGCCCCGACATCATCCAGCTCTCGATCAAAATGTATGGCAGCGACGGGCCGCTCGGCTACCAGACCGGCTATGCCCCCTGTTTCGCGGCGCTGGGCGGGCTCAACGCGCTGGTCGGCCATGCCGGCGAGACGCCGGCCGGCATGAATATCCGCTATGGCGATTCGACCGTCGGCGCGGCCGCCGCACTGGCGATCGTCGCCGCACTCCATCATCGCGAGACGACCGGCGAGGGCCAGTTTATCGACCTGTCGGCGGTCGAGACGCTGTCGATGATGGTCGGTGACAGCCTGTTCGCCTATGGCCTGACCGGCGAGCTGCCGCAGGCGACGGGCAACGCCCATGCCGCCATGGCGCCCCATGGCTGCTACCCGTGCGCGGAGGGGCAATGGCTGAGCATGGCCATCGCCGACGATCGCGAATGGGCGGCTTTCTGCGCTACCATCGGCGCACCCCAGCTTGTCGCCGATCCCCGCTTCGCCGATGCGTCCGACCGGCTGGCCAACCGGGACGCGCTCGACGCGACGATCGCCCAACGCAGTCCCGAATGGGATGCCGAGGCGATGGCGCAGGCTCTGCTTCTGGCGGGCGTGCCGGCCTTTCGCAGCCAGTCCTCGCTCGACCTGATCGGCAGCGAGGCGCTCTGGGCGCTGGGCGCCTATCGCATGGTCAGCGACGCCAAGGGCGAGCCGCGACCGATCATCGGGCCGGGCTGGCGCATGACACCGGACGAGGCCAGCATCACCCGTGGCGCACCTTTGCTCGGCGAGCATAACCATCTGGTCTATGGCGAGATATTGGGATTGAGTAACAGCGAAATTGACGACCTGATCGCCCGTCGCGTCATTTGGTGA
- a CDS encoding methyltransferase domain-containing protein translates to MAQPNVYQVSDWNGSSGERWVTHRQRLDAMLAPFGDAAITAATVQPGERVLDVGCGAGTSSIALARQVGATGEVLGLDISGPLIALAQSQQPADLPIRYTLADAGSATLTTHGFNLLFSRFGVMFFDDPVASFAHMRRWLRPGGRIAFVCWRAAADNDWVRLPMGAIRDIVPPLTPPDPEAPGPFSFGDPARVTRILTETGFAAIDLAPIDSLIPFGQGANREAALDDALAMAFEVGPLSRALADQAADVRDRAAQAVRQAFAARPGETAILIDGAAWIVTATNPG, encoded by the coding sequence ATGGCGCAGCCCAATGTCTATCAGGTGTCCGACTGGAACGGATCGAGCGGCGAACGCTGGGTCACGCACCGGCAGCGGCTCGATGCGATGCTCGCGCCCTTTGGCGATGCGGCGATCACGGCGGCGACGGTTCAGCCGGGCGAGCGCGTGCTGGACGTCGGATGCGGCGCGGGCACCAGCAGCATCGCCCTTGCCCGCCAGGTCGGCGCAACCGGTGAAGTGCTGGGCCTCGACATTTCCGGACCGCTGATTGCCTTGGCTCAGTCGCAGCAGCCCGCCGACCTGCCGATCCGCTACACCCTGGCCGATGCCGGCAGCGCGACATTGACCACCCATGGCTTCAACCTGCTCTTCTCGCGCTTTGGCGTGATGTTCTTCGACGATCCGGTGGCCAGCTTCGCCCATATGCGGCGCTGGCTGCGTCCTGGCGGCCGGATCGCCTTCGTCTGCTGGCGCGCGGCGGCGGACAATGATTGGGTGCGCCTGCCGATGGGCGCGATCCGCGACATCGTGCCGCCGCTGACGCCGCCCGACCCCGAAGCACCCGGCCCCTTTTCCTTTGGCGATCCGGCACGGGTAACGCGCATCCTGACCGAGACCGGCTTTGCCGCAATCGACCTTGCCCCGATCGATAGCCTCATCCCCTTCGGCCAGGGTGCCAACCGTGAGGCCGCGCTGGACGATGCGCTCGCCATGGCGTTCGAGGTCGGCCCACTCTCCCGCGCGCTGGCCGATCAGGCCGCCGATGTACGGGATCGCGCCGCCCAGGCGGTGCGCCAGGCCTTTGCCGCAAGACCGGGCGAGACGGCGATCCTGATCGACGGCGCCGCCTGGATCGTGACCGCCACCAATCCGGGCTAG
- a CDS encoding DUF2520 domain-containing protein: MTEHPAYRQIAIIGTGRVARALGLALAPHSAAPILVQGRNPEHAAAVVEAIGRAQAVTLSSSLSSNCDLILLAVADDALPAVIADLATTPLSATICHVSGRSGAALLDPLRAQGATTAAVHPAMTFTGDPAVEVARMQGARFAITGADAPSIAAAHKLVALLGGVAVEIAEAHRALYHAALCHAANHLVTLIAGASNALVAAGVAEPGALLAPLVRAALDNSLDRGIDALSGPLLRGDRETIGNHLTALSAHAPELLPAYRAMALATLDALDRDEGALRDDLGALAD; encoded by the coding sequence ATGACCGAGCATCCCGCCTATCGCCAGATCGCTATCATCGGCACCGGCCGGGTTGCGCGCGCGCTGGGGCTGGCACTGGCGCCGCACAGCGCCGCGCCGATCCTGGTGCAGGGCCGCAATCCGGAGCATGCCGCCGCTGTGGTCGAGGCGATCGGCCGTGCGCAGGCCGTTACCCTGTCATCTTCGCTGTCATCCAATTGCGACCTGATCCTGCTGGCGGTGGCGGACGATGCCCTGCCGGCGGTGATCGCGGACCTCGCCACCACGCCCCTGTCCGCGACCATCTGCCATGTCAGCGGGCGCAGCGGCGCGGCGCTGCTTGACCCGCTCCGGGCACAGGGCGCGACCACCGCCGCCGTCCATCCAGCGATGACCTTCACCGGCGATCCGGCGGTCGAAGTCGCGCGGATGCAGGGCGCCCGCTTCGCCATCACCGGGGCCGATGCGCCTTCTATCGCGGCGGCGCACAAGCTGGTCGCGCTGCTGGGCGGTGTGGCGGTCGAGATCGCGGAGGCGCATCGCGCCCTCTATCATGCCGCGCTCTGTCATGCGGCCAATCATCTGGTGACGCTGATCGCCGGTGCCTCCAACGCGCTGGTCGCGGCCGGCGTGGCGGAGCCCGGCGCGCTGCTGGCGCCGCTGGTCCGGGCCGCACTCGACAACAGCCTGGATCGCGGGATCGATGCTCTGTCCGGCCCGCTGCTGCGCGGCGATCGGGAGACGATCGGCAATCACCTGACGGCGCTGAGCGCGCATGCACCCGAACTGCTGCCGGCCTATCGCGCCATGGCGCTGGCGACGCTCGACGCGCTGGACCGGGACGAGGGCGCGCTGCGCGACGATCTTGGAGCGCTAGCCGATTAG